From a single Candidatus Sulfotelmatobacter sp. genomic region:
- a CDS encoding peptide-N4-asparagine amidase: MAFLAFAPSAFASGPYVIGLSNTVTADPNITRPSTTPCIVQLMSDAEFDNFNPVSFNYAPPADCPGPWAKVVFTADINVTAGVQYDRTANFWLGPTNIYFGTTAEPSSTLGPSWHVESDLTDYSPIFQTSQQGTADIGNLVNSTYTGIIFASSTLEFYPLAKGQTAPVTANEVFALSAGSTGGTVGLTSTTSTLSGTFTLPTNIENAYLDVYAQSQNDDEFWYTCVPNDVSGELFSCGNTGFRETEITVDGSPAGVAPIFPWIFTGGIDPWLWFPIPGVQTLNFTPYRVNLTPFAAILSNGQPHTISLSVYNSDNYFSATASLLVYLDAGSTSVSGALTRNTLTAAPSPVVTENLKVGNTITGTVGVKSNRNFTISGYVNTSHGKVTTTINQGVNFSNNQSFDITNTEYVQDINQSSSVNTTTTVATTGQPTVTYTHNLQFPLTMDISQITQSNGDINQTTKAWQTYDVQNTTKQGGVITYLSLLTNAGQHQDTLEFDSSFNLLGNSNQSASQLYNDTDSTGVNLYCTLSAANNVLTAFSPTCSQ; this comes from the coding sequence GTGGCTTTCCTGGCGTTTGCGCCCTCGGCTTTCGCCTCTGGGCCGTACGTGATTGGATTATCGAATACGGTAACGGCCGATCCCAACATCACACGTCCGTCAACCACGCCCTGCATCGTGCAACTCATGAGCGATGCGGAGTTCGATAACTTCAACCCCGTGTCGTTCAACTATGCGCCGCCGGCGGATTGTCCGGGGCCGTGGGCGAAGGTGGTTTTCACCGCCGATATCAATGTGACGGCGGGAGTACAGTACGACCGCACGGCGAATTTCTGGCTGGGGCCGACGAACATTTACTTCGGGACCACGGCCGAACCGTCGTCAACACTCGGGCCATCGTGGCACGTGGAAAGTGACCTCACCGACTACAGTCCGATTTTCCAGACCTCGCAGCAGGGCACGGCGGACATCGGCAACCTTGTGAACAGCACCTATACGGGGATCATTTTTGCCAGTTCCACGTTGGAGTTTTATCCCCTGGCAAAGGGGCAGACGGCGCCGGTGACCGCTAACGAAGTATTCGCCCTCTCGGCCGGATCGACTGGAGGGACGGTCGGGCTGACTTCAACCACGAGCACGTTGTCGGGCACATTCACGCTGCCGACGAACATTGAGAACGCGTATCTCGACGTTTATGCGCAGAGCCAGAACGACGACGAGTTCTGGTATACCTGCGTGCCCAACGATGTTTCCGGCGAACTGTTCAGCTGCGGGAACACGGGCTTCCGCGAAACTGAAATTACGGTCGACGGATCGCCGGCGGGCGTAGCGCCGATCTTTCCGTGGATTTTTACAGGCGGCATCGATCCCTGGTTGTGGTTCCCCATTCCGGGGGTGCAGACGCTGAACTTTACGCCGTATCGGGTGAACCTCACGCCCTTCGCTGCGATTCTGAGCAACGGCCAGCCGCACACCATTTCGCTCAGCGTCTACAACTCAGACAACTATTTTTCGGCGACCGCCTCGCTGCTGGTTTATCTGGATGCTGGCTCGACTTCGGTCAGCGGAGCGCTGACCAGGAACACGCTGACGGCGGCTCCATCGCCGGTCGTGACCGAGAATCTGAAGGTTGGCAACACGATTACCGGAACCGTGGGCGTGAAGTCCAACCGCAACTTCACGATCAGCGGATACGTGAATACTTCGCACGGGAAGGTCACAACAACTATTAACCAGGGCGTGAACTTCTCGAATAATCAGAGCTTCGACATCACCAACACCGAGTATGTGCAGGACATCAATCAGAGCAGCAGCGTGAATACCACGACGACTGTGGCGACCACGGGGCAGCCGACGGTGACCTACACGCACAACCTGCAGTTTCCGCTGACTATGGATATTTCGCAGATCACGCAATCCAACGGCGACATCAACCAGACGACCAAGGCGTGGCAAACCTACGATGTGCAGAACACTACAAAACAGGGCGGCGTGATCACCTACCTGAGTCTGCTGACGAACGCCGGGCAGCATCAGGACACGTTAGAGTTCGACTCCAGCTTTAACCTGCTGGGAAACTCGAACCAGTCGGCGTCGCAACTCTATAACGACACCGATTCTACCGGTGTGAATCTGTACTGCACGCTGTCGGCGGCGAATAATGTGCTGACCGCGTTCAGTCCGACTTGTTCGCAATAG